The Euphorbia lathyris chromosome 4, ddEupLath1.1, whole genome shotgun sequence genomic interval GAGTTTCACCGTGTTCGTTAAATTTTCATAAAGTTTCACTAAGTTGTCATGACCACCAAGTTTTTACTGCTATATAAAAATTGTTATTCAGTAATTAGTTGCTTTTAATGTCTactgaaattataatattataatatataaaaagttatatattcccgttaaatatattttatatctaaTTGGAATTTATGAACTAATTGACAAGTCAGGTGTCACTTGCAACATTGGTGTGACAAACATGTTAATATTTAATTTGGATACATTGAAATAGTTCAAACCctttttgaacaaattgaagATTTGTGACTTTCATAAAACAAGAAAGATTAGTATTTTGgatataaaagataaaaatatatatattcagcacatgatatttaaaaaaaaaaaactgcatgattatattttaaaaagtatgtatatatcaaataattattaggcttaatgcttcttcagcccccttaacttgtccaaattggtcattttacccatccaactcatcgaatgttctatttacccccttaactccataaaaatggtatttctcacccctttaacttgtccaaatttatcattttaccccttctcaactcatcgaatatcctatttactcccttaactccataaaagtggtatttctcgccacttatgatcttatttaccctcttaacttcataaaaatggtatttcttatccttttatagtagtcaaaaaagttgaaaagagaaagaacgaataaaaaatacaaataacaagaacattaatacaaacaagttaaatacattatatgtagggataatgtaccaaaataggcctatgatttttagggaagtatcaatttaggttccacttacaaaatagcataaatataggtttaacgttttaaaaaagttatcaatttaggcttcgataacggattgtaaagagtgaaaaataccacttttatggagttaagggggggtaaatagaacattctataagttggagggataaatggacaagttgagggggtgagaaataccacttttatagagttaatggggtaaataggacattcgatgagttgagggggtaaaatgaccaatttggacaagttaaggaggctggagaagcattaggcctaattattataaagggtcaattacatgaatatcatatttaactacaaaattacaactaagtcatatcaccaaacataattcttaatatatcattattcttcatatattatgattttacattataatttaaaaaatctagactccaattcataaaccataaaccctagaaaatatattctagatttctaatttataaattctaatccttaaaatatattaaaagtactaattttactagtttggcGTAATCCAAAAtgatgacttgacatagttgtaaatagtttttaagatatgaatttctgtgtaatttttcctatTATAAATAAGTGTATTAGATGAGTTCTGCATGATATCATGTTTTTAAGGAAGAGGATCTCCACCCATTTGAAATTGGGCCCAACTTTGTTCAAATAGTGTGTTCAAATCCTTGGCCCAACCCATATCCCATAAGCTATGCTATTGTTCAGCGAGTAGAACACTATAATTCCCcttcatcaaaaaaaaagaaCACTATAATTCCAGGTATGGCTGTAAATGAGTTAAGCCCGTCTGGTAAACAAAATTGATTGTGTTCGGCTTGATTTATAAATGAGTCGAGATTGAGTACAGTGAAACTCGACTTGAAAGCTCGTGATTAGAATAAACTCATAaacaagctcgattataatgttcatgaacttgtTACTGAGCAAGCTttgttcgatttttttttaataataatatttctataaatgggaaaatgtaaaattttagtTACGTGGTTTTGtgttaaacaaatttcaaatcaatagaactataattaatgagttgttcgagCGAAGTTCATGAATGAATTAACAAGATAGTCACGAACAGAGTGTCGAACTCGAACTCGTAAATTTTCTGACAAGCCAATGCATGAGCAGACCAAGTCTCGGTTCAATTACAGTCCTATATATTTCGAGTAGTAATATACAAAAATTGAGATTTTAGCCctcatatttttttcttcttttaatataattacttTCCCATATTATTGTTTCAATTTTATGCAAATATGATACATGAAAAAAGAGTTAAAGATATATGCATATTATATTGAATTTCCTTGCTTGAAGGAGTAAGAAACATATATATAGCTTACAAGCAAACAAAATCTAGAAAATGTATAAAGAGCTTAACTTGAAGCAACCAAATAAGCAAAAACCATATGACTTATCCTactttttcatatatatatttatggttACAGGAGGAGGAGAGAGACTAATTAATATTAGCAATGTCTTCTTCTTACAACCTACTAAGTTTTCTGCAACTAATTTATAGATACAGGTTTAGTTCCACCAATGTTTGTGTTGGATATAATACAGGTTCTAACAAGAGTCAACATGGGTATCAAGGATTGCATATTATCAGACCTCATGATTCAACTGCAACTGTTTCCAAAGATAATCTTCATACCAACATGTAAGTTTTACCCATTTGTACAAACAGTTTTCTGGTTTAATTTGGAACAGGATTTGAGGTTTGTGAAGTTAGCTCTTACAGGATTTAtaagtcaatttttttttaatattcgtagtttagttaatttgcaaaatTAGATTTTATATATGGTATAATTTGTAAAATGAATCTTTTTTAACTGTTGCAAGCGTTTGTAAATTGTATAAagtatttgtaaacttttaaactatgaAGTTATCTTCataaatcggccaaaccacaaattttatttatatacttttctattttatttatttatatattacaaggcttatttttttttgctcgGTCCatactaaaatattattttggCTCAGTTTCTTATATGTTTTTCCTAGGACAATGTGTATATTTATCTTTAACAAAcgaaattgtataattttactcACCAAGCAAGGTTAATTTTATCCAGAAATTTTAAACGGACAGATTTGATAGTTATTCGAATGTCACATCGGATCTTCCAAAATAAttttgtcgataaactgaaacAATTTTGTGTATTTTGATAAGTTGTTTATAATTGATTTACGGAAAAAAGCATAACTAAGCCCctgattaattattattttcacattgagcgttaattttgttatggattcaacatttatttaactttttcatcgAGTTTAGACGACAAGATGCGTTAAGGGATTCAGCCTGCTAACATGGATGTTTTTACTTCCAtctggacaaataaaaaaaataagtttccTGACTAAGAGAGAGATCCAGATTGAAAGAATCTGCTCGAAATAGATTTTGGTGTTATGGGAGAAGATCAATTTGACGATTCTGATTTTGGAAATCGTAAAATTGGAGAGAAGAAGATTGAGTTTGGAAGAATCtactggaaattaatttctataatttctttttacttttaaatttttctctctcctaattaaggttttcttatttttatttgtctatATTAGTAAGCCGAATTACCCTAACAATTAATGGAGCCCAAACTCggatggaaaagttaaataaatatttgattcataatagaatcaatgatcaatgacacgatttagaaaaaaaaaaaaaaaaaagctcaaaATTATGGGTGTATTCAATACTCCCCAATAAAAGAGGAATTGGTCTATGGTCGATgcagtaacaaaaaaaataggaATTCCTAGTTTTGCCTCAAGAAAACTGATGATCTTAAAACAAGTAAAGGTCAGAGTCATAATTTATACTTTTTATCTTGTTTAACATTTTAGCTCATTGTTTATAACTAAttataacataataaatattttaaatttgatgtttgaaaaattaaatgtaATCAAACCATAATAAACTTGTCAGTAGAGATAAAAAGTAAATTTTGCTCTTATCCATTTAACTTAATTACAATATTAATTGCTtttgattttatatttgttCATAAACTAGAGTGAAAGCCAATGATAACACGGTTAAACCACGGCCAACAACACCAGATCCTCCAAGGCCCAACTTCTCAGCCTGGTATGTATACATAAATTTCATTGACAATATTGAAAatgcttttttatttttattattattattttggaattccctttttatccttttgTTACATTTTAAATGTATTAAGGGTTAAAATTATTCCTAAAATTGACAATTCCATCAATTATCTAATATATCCTAGCCTTTTATATTTGTTAAAAAATCaattcttcttatatttttaaaatatccaATTTACtatttaaatttgtttaaaataatctATTTGTTTTTTAAAATCATGTAACGAAATGAAGAGAGATTCTGAAAAAGTTAAAATGCATATAGAATTGAAAAAACAGTTAAAATTGACCTAAGGAATTGCACTCGCTATTATAATAAAGTTAGGTCCAATTTCAAATGGGTGGAAATTCTCTTGCTTAAAAACATATTTATAAAAACTAGGCTTAAAATCATCATATGCAATGCAGGGCAAAATGGATGTTGGGCAGTATATTATCTATTATACTACCATTCTGGAGTCAAAAATGGTTGGCAGTGAAAAAGATAGAAGGTAAATATGGGGTATATGCATCAGTAAAAATGGTTAATAAATCTTTGATGACCTTATGAGTTAaatgtgaaagtaaatattGGATATGAATAGGGGAGGTGGAAATAGGGCTAGAAGCAGCTGAAAAAGTAGCAGCAGCAGTAGAGAAGGTGTC includes:
- the LOC136226839 gene encoding uncharacterized protein — protein: MSSSYNLLSFLQLIYRYRFSSTNVCVGYNTGSNKSQHGYQGLHIIRPHDSTATVSKDNLHTNIVKANDNTVKPRPTTPDPPRPNFSAWAKWMLGSILSIILPFWSQKWLAVKKIEGEVEIGLEAAEKVAAAVEKVSTLAENASSQLAENLPDNAKIKQAAVLIQDLSKATAHDAHLTNNFIHKVDDLMHDVEDLETMVEPVIEKLLKQKPGSHVK